From a single Gimesia fumaroli genomic region:
- the mprF gene encoding bifunctional lysylphosphatidylglycerol flippase/synthetase MprF, which produces MLHRLKKLAPLVVITIFMGAIWLLSKELKHYDLHQIRSAVAHIPAWRLWAAAGLTIINYLILIGYDYLAVRAIQHPLPLRKISLASFTGFVISYNFGALLGGTSVRYRLYSAWGLSAVEILQLVIMLGTTYWIGVFALAGAVFILHPFPVPASLHLPFVNVQSIGYGLLAVAAVYSALPFIRKTPIVFKGIEFRFPKTSMTLLQLLVSAVDLMLVGAILYTLLAPDLTIGYPEFLGMFLLATVAVVLSHVPGGVGVFELVILTLVASPSSAKILAGLLVFRVIYYLIPLFIAIIMLGLHELSLQRGLATRVVQKVNRWSVSVTPLVLSWCTLLAGTVLLFSGSTPIVKARLAHLQHTIPLPLVEVSHFIGSLIGAALLVLARGLQRRLDSAWWLITSLLGLGIIVSLLKGFDYEEAILLALILIALFVSRKQYYRKGTLIHARFSLAWTSTILVIVICSIWLGLFAYKHVDYSNELWWVFTFQGNASRFMRGSIGAVIFLMLFALSKLIAAHKPRSQEPTAGELAAVTEIVKAAPKTSPYLALLGDKSLLLNEQQTAFLMYGVQKRSWITFGDPVGPEEERAELIWQFRELVDRYDGWPVFYQVEPENLSLYLDQGMSILKLGEEARVPLEAFDIAGSSRKKLRQTVNHCHKEQCEFSIIPVDQVPGSLPELKQISDAWLKTKNVSEKGFSLGYFDEDYLKQFPIAVVKQNGKTVAFANVLEGADKEELSVDLMRYLPEAPASVMEYLFIELLLWGKQEGYTWFNFGMAPLSGMQNRPLAPVWNRTANLIFRHGDHFYHFEGLRSYKEKFDPVWTPKYLASPGGLALPHILKDIVALIAKPHSDLTGTSPHGPLG; this is translated from the coding sequence ATGCTTCATCGTCTCAAAAAACTTGCACCTCTGGTTGTCATCACAATTTTTATGGGAGCAATCTGGCTGCTCTCAAAAGAGTTAAAACATTACGACCTGCACCAGATCCGTTCTGCCGTCGCTCATATTCCGGCCTGGCGACTCTGGGCAGCCGCCGGCTTGACTATAATCAACTATCTGATTCTCATCGGCTATGATTATCTGGCAGTACGCGCCATTCAGCATCCGCTACCGCTCCGCAAGATCTCACTGGCTTCGTTTACCGGCTTCGTCATCAGTTATAATTTTGGTGCTCTGCTCGGGGGAACGTCCGTCCGATACCGTCTCTATTCCGCCTGGGGACTTTCGGCGGTCGAAATTCTGCAGCTTGTGATCATGCTGGGCACGACTTATTGGATTGGCGTATTTGCCTTAGCCGGTGCCGTGTTCATTTTACACCCTTTTCCTGTGCCGGCATCGTTACACTTGCCGTTCGTTAACGTCCAGTCGATCGGGTATGGACTGCTGGCTGTCGCCGCCGTCTATTCAGCGCTGCCTTTTATTCGCAAAACTCCAATTGTGTTTAAAGGTATTGAATTTCGCTTCCCCAAAACCAGCATGACTCTGCTACAACTTCTGGTTTCCGCGGTCGACCTGATGCTGGTCGGCGCCATTCTTTACACTTTGTTAGCCCCTGACCTGACGATTGGCTATCCAGAATTCCTGGGGATGTTTCTCCTGGCAACCGTAGCCGTGGTTCTGTCTCATGTGCCTGGAGGCGTGGGTGTCTTTGAGCTCGTCATCTTAACTCTGGTCGCTTCCCCGTCATCAGCAAAAATCCTGGCGGGCTTGCTGGTTTTCCGTGTGATCTACTACCTCATTCCGCTCTTCATCGCGATTATCATGCTGGGGCTGCACGAACTTTCGCTGCAACGGGGACTCGCAACACGGGTTGTTCAAAAAGTGAATCGCTGGTCTGTCTCTGTGACTCCCCTGGTACTCTCCTGGTGCACACTCCTGGCGGGAACCGTTTTACTGTTTTCAGGATCCACTCCCATTGTTAAAGCGCGACTCGCGCACCTGCAGCATACAATCCCTCTGCCGCTTGTCGAAGTCTCCCATTTTATTGGCAGCCTGATCGGTGCTGCACTCCTGGTACTAGCACGCGGCCTGCAACGACGACTTGATTCCGCCTGGTGGTTGATCACCTCATTACTGGGGCTCGGCATCATCGTCTCGCTCTTAAAAGGCTTTGATTACGAAGAAGCCATTCTGCTGGCACTAATCCTGATCGCGCTCTTTGTCAGTCGCAAACAATATTATCGTAAAGGCACCTTGATCCACGCACGATTCAGCCTGGCCTGGACCAGTACCATTCTGGTGATTGTCATTTGCTCGATCTGGCTGGGACTCTTTGCCTATAAGCACGTTGATTACTCCAATGAACTCTGGTGGGTCTTTACATTTCAAGGGAATGCATCCCGTTTTATGCGAGGCAGTATCGGTGCCGTCATCTTTCTTATGTTATTTGCACTCTCAAAACTAATCGCCGCACATAAACCCCGTTCCCAGGAACCAACGGCAGGTGAACTGGCTGCTGTCACTGAAATTGTGAAGGCAGCCCCCAAAACATCGCCTTACCTGGCTTTACTGGGAGATAAATCTCTGTTGTTGAACGAACAGCAAACGGCTTTCCTGATGTATGGCGTTCAGAAACGTTCCTGGATCACCTTCGGAGATCCTGTGGGTCCCGAAGAGGAGCGCGCCGAACTCATCTGGCAGTTCCGGGAACTGGTCGACCGTTATGACGGCTGGCCTGTGTTCTATCAGGTCGAACCCGAAAACCTCTCCCTCTATCTCGATCAGGGAATGAGCATTCTGAAGCTGGGTGAAGAAGCCCGTGTGCCTCTGGAAGCATTTGATATCGCGGGCAGCAGTCGAAAAAAACTCAGACAAACAGTCAATCATTGTCATAAAGAACAGTGTGAATTTTCTATCATCCCCGTTGATCAGGTTCCTGGGTCACTTCCCGAATTAAAACAGATCTCGGATGCCTGGTTGAAAACAAAAAATGTCTCTGAGAAAGGCTTCTCTCTCGGCTATTTTGACGAAGACTATCTCAAACAGTTTCCCATTGCCGTCGTGAAACAAAACGGAAAGACCGTCGCTTTTGCCAATGTCCTGGAGGGAGCAGACAAGGAAGAACTCTCTGTCGACCTCATGAGATATCTGCCAGAAGCACCGGCGAGTGTGATGGAATATCTATTCATTGAATTACTGCTGTGGGGTAAACAGGAAGGGTATACCTGGTTCAATTTTGGAATGGCCCCCTTATCGGGAATGCAGAATCGTCCCCTCGCGCCGGTCTGGAACCGGACCGCGAATCTGATCTTTCGACACGGCGACCACTTCTATCACTTTGAAGGATTACGAAGTTATAAGGAAAAATTTGATCCGGTCTGGACTCCCAAATACCTGGCATCGCCAGGCGGACTCGCCTTGCCTCATATTCTGAAAGACATCGTCGCTTTGATTGCAAAACCTCACTCGGACTTAACAGGGACATCACCTCATGGACCATTGGGATAA
- a CDS encoding SgcJ/EcaC family oxidoreductase, whose product MNLLLRQTGCGLTLPALLLLIVFDSSVGFAQFQRTPLNGESAPPAPSATQTTSEVSGAAQDIKKMAAAFKAAFNQGDAQKVAGFWAPEGEYIEASGKRLVGRAAIQRAYSTYFKKNKGAKIQISVDSVRQIGETLAIEDGRTIVSVPEVAPEYSQYTATHVKRNGQWQIGSIKESAMPAAGSLSGIKDLEWLIGTWVTEDRGITLTTDFHWLPGNKFIERTFYSTMKGAKKVVGKQIIGVDPISGDIMSWTFNTDGSHALGIWVPVENGWAIESRGVTSNGMITSANNILSRIDDNGCRWQSVNRTVNGNPLPDALEVVSKRK is encoded by the coding sequence ATGAATCTTCTCCTTCGACAGACCGGCTGTGGTCTCACGCTTCCCGCTTTGTTGCTCTTGATTGTCTTTGACAGCTCTGTTGGCTTTGCTCAGTTTCAGAGAACTCCTCTGAATGGCGAGTCTGCGCCGCCGGCTCCTTCTGCAACGCAAACGACGTCCGAAGTTTCTGGGGCCGCACAAGACATCAAAAAAATGGCAGCAGCATTTAAAGCGGCTTTCAATCAGGGGGATGCCCAGAAAGTAGCTGGTTTCTGGGCTCCGGAGGGCGAGTATATCGAAGCTAGCGGAAAACGGTTGGTCGGACGTGCTGCCATTCAAAGGGCATACTCAACCTATTTCAAGAAAAACAAGGGAGCGAAAATTCAAATCTCTGTCGATTCTGTTCGTCAGATTGGTGAAACTCTGGCGATTGAGGATGGTCGGACGATCGTATCGGTTCCTGAAGTGGCGCCCGAGTATAGCCAATATACAGCCACACATGTGAAGCGTAATGGACAATGGCAAATTGGCAGCATCAAAGAATCAGCAATGCCTGCGGCCGGTTCTCTCTCCGGAATCAAAGATCTCGAGTGGCTGATTGGGACCTGGGTTACCGAAGACAGAGGCATCACATTAACCACAGACTTTCATTGGTTGCCCGGCAATAAGTTTATTGAGCGGACTTTCTATTCGACCATGAAAGGTGCAAAAAAAGTAGTGGGAAAACAGATTATCGGCGTCGATCCCATTTCGGGTGACATCATGTCCTGGACGTTCAATACCGATGGTAGCCATGCTCTGGGAATCTGGGTTCCCGTGGAGAACGGTTGGGCCATCGAATCGCGGGGAGTCACCAGTAACGGAATGATTACCAGTGCGAATAACATCCTTTCCAGGATTGATGACAACGGCTGCCGCTGGCAATCGGTAAATCGTACTGTGAATGGAAATCCGTTACCCGACGCACTGGAAGTCGTCTCCAAACGAAAATAG
- a CDS encoding arylsulfatase, with translation MYSPMLSHLKTRLTTIVAIFLLCTGWSQHAWSAKKESGRPNILLIVADDLGYSDLGCFGGEIETPQLDSLAARGVRLTQYYNTGRCCPSRGSIMTGQYPHRIGLGHMTRNLNQRGYQGHIADEAITVAQILQQGGYRTFLSGKWHLGTEDPTKLGFEEFYGTLVSAKTFWDVDHFTRLPASRATHTYPKGEFYGTDAVTDYAIDFLRMGRRTPDHPWFLYLAYNAPHFPLHAPKEDILKYADRYHVGWDQIRKQRLARMKELKIVPPETKLSPRSRYWDWGESEARVNPAWDSLPTDRRGDLARRMAIFAAMVDRMDQNIGRVLTSLRQNNELENTLIIFTSDNGACAEWDPHGFDIRSSRNNTLYWGDQLDKMGGPDTHHSVGSGWANASNTPWRLYKHYNHEGGIASPGIIHWPRQIKQKGAIVSTPAHIIDIVPTLLEVSEVSYPQKWDGHSTLPLPGKSLIPQINGKQQTDRTLYFEHQGNRAIREGHWKLSALRGGDWELYDLSQDRTELNDLAEQRPDLVNQLDQKWNLWAKENFVLPFPKDYRIDYLPPIKE, from the coding sequence ATGTATTCTCCAATGCTGTCTCACCTGAAAACAAGACTAACCACCATCGTGGCTATCTTCCTTTTATGCACCGGTTGGTCTCAACATGCATGGAGTGCCAAAAAAGAATCCGGGCGTCCTAACATCCTCCTGATTGTCGCCGACGATTTAGGCTATAGCGACCTGGGCTGTTTCGGGGGTGAAATTGAAACTCCACAACTTGACTCCCTGGCTGCCAGAGGAGTGCGCTTAACACAATACTATAACACGGGACGCTGCTGCCCTTCTCGTGGTTCGATTATGACCGGGCAATATCCCCATCGAATCGGACTGGGGCATATGACACGTAACCTTAATCAACGAGGTTATCAGGGGCACATTGCCGATGAAGCCATCACTGTCGCACAGATCCTGCAGCAGGGTGGCTATCGAACATTTCTCTCCGGGAAATGGCACTTGGGAACGGAAGACCCGACCAAGCTCGGCTTCGAAGAATTTTACGGAACACTAGTCAGCGCGAAAACGTTCTGGGATGTCGATCATTTTACGAGGCTGCCTGCTTCTCGGGCCACACATACATATCCCAAAGGAGAGTTTTATGGCACGGATGCTGTCACCGATTATGCGATCGATTTCCTGCGGATGGGCAGGCGAACTCCTGATCACCCCTGGTTCCTGTACCTGGCCTATAATGCGCCGCACTTTCCTTTGCATGCCCCCAAAGAGGATATTCTCAAATATGCAGACCGTTATCATGTCGGCTGGGATCAAATCCGAAAACAAAGACTGGCCCGTATGAAAGAGTTGAAAATCGTTCCGCCGGAAACCAAACTTTCTCCCCGCTCTCGCTACTGGGACTGGGGGGAATCAGAGGCACGCGTGAACCCGGCCTGGGATTCATTACCGACCGACCGTCGGGGAGATCTGGCACGACGCATGGCCATTTTTGCCGCGATGGTTGATCGTATGGACCAAAACATCGGCCGTGTTCTCACCAGCTTGCGTCAAAACAACGAGCTGGAAAACACGCTGATCATTTTCACTTCCGATAATGGTGCCTGTGCCGAGTGGGACCCGCATGGCTTTGACATCCGGTCCAGCCGGAATAATACATTGTACTGGGGAGATCAGCTCGACAAGATGGGAGGCCCGGACACACATCACAGCGTCGGTTCAGGTTGGGCGAATGCTTCGAATACGCCCTGGAGGCTCTATAAACACTATAACCATGAAGGAGGGATTGCTTCGCCGGGCATTATTCACTGGCCCCGTCAAATAAAACAAAAGGGGGCGATTGTTTCGACTCCCGCACACATTATCGATATCGTGCCTACGTTGCTGGAGGTCTCAGAAGTCAGCTATCCCCAAAAATGGGACGGCCACTCCACGCTGCCGCTACCTGGTAAGAGCCTGATCCCTCAAATCAATGGCAAGCAACAGACAGATCGCACGCTCTATTTTGAACATCAGGGCAACCGGGCTATTCGCGAAGGCCACTGGAAACTGTCGGCACTTCGGGGAGGCGACTGGGAACTTTACGATCTCTCACAAGACCGCACCGAGCTGAATGATCTGGCAGAGCAGCGCCCTGATCTCGTGAATCAACTGGATCAAAAGTGGAACCTCTGGGCGAAAGAAAACTTTGTACTCCCCTTCCCCAAAGACTACCGCATTGATTATCTGCCACCAATCAAAGAATAA
- a CDS encoding LolA-like protein has translation MKTRFYQAAVLFFCLAFLPFSATADGLSTISKDEIIAALTDLESVFKSYSVQIRLNTLEQSPLDEKIFLKSNVAMDVKQELGARFHFVEVGDIPYLDGSTGNHDGLKVPSDKRPRRLEGAFNGEELREITGQEGEAGNALIHSKPEGTQWRIKPQVYLTFYFHKTILEWISSGDASVVGDDNIEGIPAVVVETKPVLVNNIEWKQKFWLAPSLNFAAVKRSANLRRYPDGKWIEYTRILTSDYQNAYAGVFVPGRGVYESFRVGKGDTDPDKTEYPTTSRHELIFKNWEVNPPLSDDDFKVEFPNHTFVNNKITGDSYSIERLTDKDIANQVFGANQINHKSIKMILVYTNIAIFVMLIGIMIFRRSHKNTQNPDSK, from the coding sequence ATGAAAACGCGATTTTATCAAGCTGCCGTTCTCTTTTTCTGTCTTGCTTTCCTGCCATTCTCAGCAACGGCAGATGGATTGAGCACTATTTCCAAGGATGAAATTATAGCAGCACTCACTGATCTGGAGAGTGTGTTCAAAAGCTATTCCGTTCAAATTCGACTTAACACTCTGGAACAATCGCCTCTCGATGAGAAAATTTTTCTGAAATCGAATGTGGCAATGGATGTGAAACAGGAGCTGGGAGCTCGATTTCACTTTGTCGAAGTTGGCGATATTCCTTATCTGGATGGGTCAACAGGGAATCATGATGGCCTTAAGGTTCCTTCCGATAAGCGTCCCAGACGTCTGGAGGGCGCATTCAATGGAGAGGAATTACGCGAGATTACCGGTCAGGAAGGGGAGGCGGGAAATGCTTTGATTCATTCCAAACCGGAAGGAACACAATGGAGAATCAAGCCACAGGTCTATCTGACTTTTTATTTCCATAAAACGATTCTCGAATGGATTTCGAGTGGCGATGCCAGTGTTGTCGGCGACGACAACATTGAGGGGATTCCTGCTGTCGTTGTCGAAACAAAGCCGGTCCTGGTGAATAATATTGAGTGGAAACAGAAATTCTGGTTAGCTCCCTCGCTGAATTTTGCCGCGGTCAAGCGGTCTGCCAACCTCAGGCGTTACCCGGATGGAAAGTGGATTGAATATACCAGGATCTTAACGTCCGACTATCAGAATGCGTATGCTGGCGTTTTTGTACCTGGGCGTGGCGTGTATGAAAGCTTTCGTGTCGGTAAAGGGGATACAGACCCTGACAAAACAGAGTATCCGACAACCTCTCGGCATGAACTCATTTTCAAAAATTGGGAAGTGAATCCCCCGTTGTCAGATGATGATTTCAAAGTCGAATTTCCGAACCACACATTTGTAAATAACAAAATCACCGGTGACTCTTATAGCATTGAAAGGTTGACTGACAAGGACATTGCTAACCAGGTCTTTGGCGCGAACCAGATCAATCATAAAAGTATTAAGATGATTTTGGTTTATACGAACATTGCAATTTTTGTAATGCTGATCGGCATCATGATTTTCCGGCGGAGCCACAAAAACACTCAAAACCCTGATTCGAAGTAA
- a CDS encoding cysteine peptidase family C39 domain-containing protein — MEFNLWPTQRADQSSLENENTLATLDPQNPCGPVAVRVISQCLGVSTSLSKCGEIVPCDSLGRSTMAELQKGLETLGILSVGITVHQESISEIKLPMIMHVNNNHFVVSLPNDHGVTVIIDPPKAPVPADTLPFKWDGHALLCSNSKAALNAELDRLGVELP; from the coding sequence ATGGAATTTAACTTATGGCCAACTCAGCGCGCTGATCAATCCAGCCTGGAAAATGAAAATACTCTGGCTACTCTTGATCCCCAGAACCCCTGCGGGCCCGTCGCTGTCAGAGTGATTTCTCAATGCCTTGGGGTTTCGACATCGTTGTCCAAGTGTGGTGAGATCGTTCCATGTGATTCTTTAGGAAGATCAACCATGGCGGAGCTGCAAAAAGGACTCGAGACACTGGGAATTCTCTCTGTTGGGATTACCGTTCATCAAGAATCTATTTCAGAGATTAAATTGCCGATGATCATGCATGTGAACAATAACCATTTTGTGGTTTCCCTGCCGAATGATCACGGAGTCACTGTTATCATCGATCCACCGAAGGCTCCGGTTCCTGCGGATACGCTACCATTCAAATGGGATGGTCATGCATTACTCTGTTCCAACTCGAAAGCTGCACTCAATGCAGAGCTCGATCGGTTGGGAGTCGAGTTGCCTTAA
- a CDS encoding DUF1573 domain-containing protein — MYRCFFLMLVLGCSDHVESKSKPEPLLEIKNVGKDFGTVLPGEPLTASIELKNVGEEKLKIQNLRTSCGCAPATIEQETLSQGEVTLIEVKMHAPQQPGTFNHMVLFETNDRRHKQVHLPLKGRAEWPIDAKPSMITVPTLRVGEAFSREIRIFRTDREKITGLSVKSSSEKIKVSQPVTRGLEQVVEISVATNEFGKIEGYLQISTPDSLRPTIIVPVTANIIEDTQVRPQKLLLGQKMMKEQVACEVVVILPEEDQLMDLSTDSSDWVIDTWKQSRINPQMIRVSFTMTLPSQAGYLRSQLHLRTKKSSQPLKVDLSCFLLAKAEPATIREKVQ; from the coding sequence ATGTATCGCTGTTTTTTTCTCATGTTGGTTTTGGGTTGCTCTGATCATGTTGAATCCAAATCAAAACCAGAACCTCTATTGGAAATCAAGAATGTTGGCAAAGACTTTGGAACGGTATTGCCTGGTGAACCTTTGACAGCATCTATCGAGCTCAAAAATGTGGGAGAAGAAAAATTAAAAATTCAAAATCTGCGCACTTCATGTGGCTGCGCCCCCGCGACGATCGAACAGGAAACACTCTCCCAGGGAGAAGTCACACTGATCGAAGTGAAGATGCATGCTCCTCAGCAACCCGGTACTTTTAATCATATGGTCTTATTTGAAACCAATGATCGCCGCCATAAACAAGTTCACCTGCCTCTGAAAGGGAGGGCCGAATGGCCCATTGATGCGAAGCCGTCTATGATTACAGTGCCGACATTAAGAGTCGGTGAAGCCTTCTCCAGGGAAATTCGAATCTTTCGCACTGATAGAGAAAAAATAACAGGTCTCTCCGTTAAGTCTTCCAGCGAGAAAATCAAGGTCTCCCAACCGGTTACAAGAGGCCTTGAGCAAGTTGTTGAGATCTCCGTTGCGACAAACGAATTTGGAAAAATTGAAGGCTATCTTCAAATTAGTACCCCAGACTCTCTTCGCCCTACAATTATTGTTCCTGTAACGGCGAACATCATCGAAGATACCCAGGTTCGGCCGCAAAAACTGTTGCTGGGACAAAAAATGATGAAAGAGCAAGTGGCTTGCGAAGTGGTTGTCATTCTGCCTGAAGAAGACCAGTTAATGGATCTGTCTACAGACAGCTCTGATTGGGTGATTGATACATGGAAGCAGTCAAGAATTAATCCACAGATGATCCGGGTTTCTTTTACAATGACTTTGCCGTCCCAGGCTGGATACTTGCGCTCACAATTACATCTGAGGACAAAAAAGAGCTCACAACCTCTCAAGGTCGATTTGTCGTGTTTTCTTTTAGCTAAGGCTGAACCCGCAACGATTCGTGAAAAGGTTCAATGA
- a CDS encoding PDZ domain-containing protein yields MKLQKSISSKGLLCLLTLFLVVNYESQAQEGTVNNKTTSTARQKYAALMSEAHKARLNQHYSKYYKATLGIVGTDASGPLAAHLTNGAPDWWTGVGTDINGNPGYGVVIMHVAPGSPADKAGLMKYDIILSFGKHRLASVRQLNALLAKAQPGQDVKLSVVQVGEQGAVSTVDVKLGWSERINAPAAGNPSRSYTPHYPSASNFGNDDEYLINPKAPLKYQYAAPYEYAPKLDSSTPMDFGSSLNN; encoded by the coding sequence ATGAAATTGCAGAAGTCTATATCGAGCAAGGGCTTGCTTTGTCTTCTCACACTCTTTTTAGTCGTGAATTATGAATCACAGGCTCAAGAGGGGACCGTCAACAATAAAACAACTTCTACGGCCCGTCAGAAGTATGCCGCCTTGATGAGCGAAGCTCATAAAGCACGCTTGAATCAGCATTATTCGAAGTATTACAAGGCAACCTTAGGCATCGTTGGAACCGATGCTTCCGGACCTTTGGCAGCACATTTAACCAATGGCGCCCCCGATTGGTGGACCGGAGTCGGAACAGACATTAATGGCAATCCCGGATACGGCGTTGTCATTATGCACGTGGCACCCGGATCTCCTGCAGACAAAGCAGGTTTGATGAAGTACGACATCATCCTCTCTTTTGGAAAGCATCGTCTGGCTTCCGTTCGTCAGTTAAACGCACTCCTCGCCAAAGCACAGCCAGGTCAGGATGTGAAATTGTCTGTCGTTCAAGTGGGTGAGCAGGGTGCGGTGAGTACTGTTGATGTCAAGTTGGGGTGGTCAGAACGGATCAACGCACCTGCTGCGGGGAATCCTTCGCGATCTTATACGCCTCACTATCCTTCAGCGTCCAATTTTGGGAATGATGATGAATATCTCATCAATCCGAAAGCACCATTGAAGTATCAATATGCGGCTCCTTATGAGTACGCCCCTAAGCTGGATTCGTCTACTCCAATGGATTTTGGCTCAAGCCTGAATAACTAA
- a CDS encoding YqcC family protein, producing the protein MTRNTGSEKDKQVLAKLAEIEVEMKRIKFWTDDPMKSEVTSFMDAPSFEWWLQCVFLPNAREAARKGEYPEKSQVGLMALRQYDYHSHVEEAQQLLKLLNQFDQLVENS; encoded by the coding sequence ATGACCAGAAACACAGGATCGGAAAAAGACAAACAGGTATTGGCAAAGCTTGCTGAAATTGAAGTAGAAATGAAACGAATCAAGTTTTGGACCGACGATCCAATGAAATCAGAAGTGACCAGTTTCATGGATGCCCCCTCTTTTGAGTGGTGGCTCCAGTGTGTGTTCTTACCAAATGCCCGTGAAGCCGCCAGAAAAGGTGAGTATCCCGAGAAGAGTCAGGTGGGGCTCATGGCTCTGAGACAGTATGATTATCACAGTCACGTAGAAGAGGCGCAGCAATTACTGAAACTACTGAATCAATTCGATCAATTGGTAGAGAACTCTTAG
- a CDS encoding ATP-dependent zinc protease family protein codes for MTRTPRSVQKRKAELSVIGWREWVKLPDLGIHTIKAKVDTGARSSSLHAYDLHKFERDAEEWIRFKVHPVQRKTHEVIETEARVFEYRSVRSSSGKASMRPVIITNVELLGIVWEVELTLANRDEMGFRMLLGREAFRQRFFVDAGVSYYGGKPLRVKRSKNK; via the coding sequence GTGACGAGAACACCACGAAGTGTCCAAAAACGAAAAGCTGAGTTATCTGTTATCGGCTGGCGTGAATGGGTGAAACTCCCTGATTTGGGCATTCATACAATCAAAGCGAAAGTTGACACGGGAGCCCGGTCGTCGTCTCTGCATGCCTACGATTTACATAAATTCGAACGCGATGCGGAAGAGTGGATTCGATTTAAAGTTCACCCTGTGCAGCGGAAAACGCATGAGGTCATTGAGACTGAAGCACGCGTGTTCGAATATCGGTCTGTTCGCAGTTCCAGCGGTAAGGCCAGCATGAGGCCGGTGATTATTACCAATGTTGAGCTGCTCGGCATCGTGTGGGAAGTGGAATTGACGCTCGCGAATCGTGACGAAATGGGCTTCAGAATGCTGTTAGGACGTGAAGCATTCCGGCAACGTTTTTTTGTTGATGCAGGAGTCTCCTACTACGGTGGTAAACCACTGAGAGTAAAGCGGTCAAAGAATAAATAG
- a CDS encoding RimK family alpha-L-glutamate ligase, whose product MKLAILSCSPKCYSTRRLYEAAEQRGFKVKVLNTLKFAIDLKQAEPDLYYNQKSLSDYDGVLPRIGASITYFGTAVVRQFEQMDVFCANSSAGISNSRDKLRSLQIFSRHQIGIPQTTFVRDKKDVLPAIERVGGAPVVIKLLEGTQGIGVLLAESVKSAEAIIEMLQSQKQNVLIQKFVAESKGRDIRAFVVGDRVVAAMRRVAQGQEFRSNVHRGGLTEPVVLDETYCKTAVRAAQIMGLRVAGVDMLEAKDGPQIMEVNSSPGLEGIEKCTQLDIAGAIVDYIAAQVDFPEIDLRQRLTVSRGYGVTEIYIPEGSDYVGKAINASGLRDNDINVLTLYRGTTVVPNPRSDRLLESNDRLLCFGKLEFMRDLIPSKTRRKRRPKVLGLPDLPVADEVHNESANS is encoded by the coding sequence ATGAAACTGGCAATCCTCTCTTGCAGTCCCAAATGTTACAGCACGCGACGATTATACGAAGCGGCCGAACAGCGTGGCTTCAAGGTCAAGGTTCTGAATACGCTTAAGTTTGCGATCGACCTGAAACAAGCCGAGCCAGATCTTTACTACAACCAGAAATCCCTCTCTGATTATGACGGAGTGCTGCCTCGCATCGGTGCCTCGATTACCTACTTTGGTACCGCCGTTGTGCGGCAGTTCGAACAGATGGATGTGTTCTGTGCGAATTCGTCCGCCGGGATTTCTAACTCGCGGGATAAACTTCGCAGCCTGCAAATCTTCAGTCGGCACCAGATCGGCATTCCGCAAACGACGTTTGTACGTGATAAGAAGGATGTCCTGCCAGCTATCGAACGCGTAGGCGGCGCTCCGGTTGTAATCAAGCTGTTGGAAGGAACGCAAGGCATCGGCGTGCTGCTCGCGGAATCGGTGAAGTCGGCAGAAGCAATTATCGAGATGCTGCAGAGCCAGAAGCAAAACGTTCTTATCCAGAAATTTGTCGCCGAAAGTAAAGGCCGTGATATTCGGGCGTTTGTGGTCGGAGACCGGGTAGTCGCTGCCATGCGTCGTGTGGCGCAAGGTCAGGAGTTCCGCAGCAATGTCCATCGAGGCGGTCTGACAGAACCAGTCGTGCTTGATGAAACCTATTGCAAAACAGCAGTCAGAGCTGCTCAGATTATGGGACTACGGGTGGCAGGAGTCGATATGCTGGAGGCCAAGGACGGACCTCAAATTATGGAAGTCAATTCCTCACCAGGTCTGGAAGGGATCGAGAAATGTACGCAGCTCGATATTGCCGGTGCCATCGTCGACTACATTGCGGCTCAGGTTGATTTTCCCGAGATCGATCTGCGTCAGCGACTCACGGTCAGCCGCGGATATGGAGTCACGGAAATTTACATCCCCGAAGGCTCTGATTATGTCGGCAAGGCAATCAACGCGTCTGGGCTGCGAGACAATGATATCAATGTTCTGACATTATATCGTGGGACAACGGTGGTCCCCAATCCGCGTTCTGATCGGCTGTTAGAATCGAATGATCGTCTGCTTTGTTTCGGCAAACTGGAATTTATGCGCGATCTGATTCCGTCGAAAACACGTCGTAAACGACGTCCGAAAGTGCTGGGGCTTCCCGACTTGCCCGTTGCAGACGAAGTTCACAATGAGTCAGCCAACTCGTAA